In Ptiloglossa arizonensis isolate GNS036 chromosome 6, iyPtiAriz1_principal, whole genome shotgun sequence, a single window of DNA contains:
- the LOC143148033 gene encoding uncharacterized protein LOC143148033, with product MSTYVRGRNRSPRSRQIEWRTGTQRMEMFVHVGVHKRSTGEIDDVQTKGTRCLEIPRANTVHGTSRAHVETGPCNVFKLTPFRKPVNRFKFMPDAGEICTFRSRFAIFTFHWPTRIAGNF from the coding sequence ATGAGTACTTACGTTCGCGGTAGAAATAGAAGCCCCCGTAGCAGACAAATTGAATGGCGAACGGGCACGCAACGAATGGAGATGTTCGTACACGTGGGCGTCCATAAACGTTCGACCGGTGAAATCGACGACGTGCAAACCAAGGGAACACGGTGTTTAGAAATACCACGAGCAAACACTGTGCACGGAACAAGCCGCGCGCACGTAGAGACCGGGCCGTGTAATGTATTCAAATTGACACCTTTTCGAAAACCAGTAAACAGATTTAAATTCATGCCAGACGCCGGCGAAATATGCACATTTAGGAGTCGTTTCGCAATATTTACGTTTCATTGGCCAACGCGAATCGCCGGGAATTTTTGA